The Frondihabitans australicus genome includes a region encoding these proteins:
- the galE gene encoding UDP-glucose 4-epimerase GalE — MSWLVTGGAGYIGSHVVRALAGEGLEPVVLDDLSSGIASFVPEGVPFANGTILDGDLLRRTIDEHGVTGVVHVAGFKYAGVSVQRPLHTYEQNVTGTARLLEAMADRGVDRIVFSSSAAVYGTPDTDTVIEGTPKNPESPYGESKLIGEWLLRDQGRAAGLRHTSLRYFNVVGSGEPDLYDASPHNLFPLVFQALLDGKTPRINGDDYDTPDGTCVRDYVHVADLAISHAVAARKLDAGETLESAYNLGSGDGVSVRQIMDAMAEGTGIAFTPEIAPRRPGDPDRIVAKGELAARDLDWEMRHTLLEMVTSAWEARKAAVPA, encoded by the coding sequence ATGTCTTGGCTAGTGACCGGCGGCGCCGGCTACATCGGGTCCCATGTCGTTCGAGCGCTCGCGGGAGAGGGGCTCGAGCCGGTCGTGCTCGACGACCTCTCGAGCGGCATCGCGTCGTTCGTGCCCGAGGGCGTGCCGTTCGCGAACGGGACGATCCTCGACGGCGACCTGCTGCGTCGCACGATCGACGAGCACGGGGTGACGGGCGTCGTGCACGTCGCCGGCTTCAAGTACGCGGGCGTGTCCGTCCAGCGCCCGCTGCACACCTACGAGCAGAACGTCACCGGCACGGCCCGTCTGCTCGAGGCGATGGCCGATCGCGGGGTGGATCGCATCGTCTTCTCGTCGAGCGCAGCGGTCTACGGCACGCCCGACACCGACACCGTCATCGAGGGCACGCCGAAGAACCCTGAGTCGCCCTACGGCGAGTCGAAGCTGATCGGCGAGTGGCTCCTGCGCGACCAGGGGCGGGCCGCCGGGCTGCGGCACACGAGCCTGCGCTACTTCAACGTCGTCGGCTCGGGCGAGCCCGACCTCTACGACGCGAGCCCGCACAACCTGTTCCCGCTGGTGTTCCAGGCGCTGCTCGACGGCAAGACGCCGCGGATCAACGGCGACGACTACGACACCCCCGACGGCACCTGCGTGCGCGACTACGTGCACGTGGCCGACCTGGCGATCTCGCACGCCGTCGCGGCCCGGAAGCTCGATGCGGGCGAGACGCTCGAGTCGGCCTACAACCTGGGCTCGGGCGACGGCGTCTCGGTGCGCCAGATCATGGACGCCATGGCCGAGGGCACCGGCATCGCGTTCACGCCGGAGATCGCGCCCCGCCGCCCCGGAGACCCCGACCGCATCGTCGCCAAGGGCGAGCTGGCCGCGC